TGGCCGCGCATGGAACACTCCGGCCCGGGCGCCCACTTCGCGGCCGTCCGCGCCGAACTCGCCGCGCGCGGCGAGGAACCGCTCCCCGTCACCCGGGAGATGGGACCCGTCTACACCGGCAAGGACGTCACCTACGCCGATGTGAAACAGGCTCACCGGGCTGCCGAGAACCTCGTCGAGGAAGCCGAGACCTTCGCCGCCCTGGCCTGTGCGGAAGGCCTCGCCGACTACCCGCGCCAGACCCTCGACAAGGCCTGGCGTCACATCCTCCACGCCGCGCATCACGACGCCGTCACCGGCACCTTCTCCGATCAGGTCTACCTGGACCTGCTGCCCACCTGGCGCGAGGCCCACGACCTCGCCGAGGGGGTACGGGCCGACGCCCTGCGGGCCCTGACCGCCGCGGCCGACACGCGTGCCCCGGACACCCGCGCCCCCGGCCTGACGCCCGCCCGGCTCGCCGTCACCGTGCACAACCCGCTGTCCTGGACCAGGACCGACCTCGTCCGCACCACCGTGGACCTCACCGCGCTGGGCCCCGACGCCGACCCGCGCCGGATCGCCGTGTACGACGCCGAGGGGCGCCCCGCCCCCGTCCACCTGGAAGCCGTCACCGGCGGCGCCGCCGAGATGGTCTTCCTCGCCGCCGACGTACCGCCGCTCGGCCACCGCACCTGGTGGCTCGGCGCCGACGGCCCGGCCCGGTCCGGCGGCTGGGCGCCCGCCCCCGGACACGCCATCGAGAACGAGGCGTTCCGCGCCGAGGCCGACCCCGGGCGCGGCGGCGGCCTGGCCCGCCTGCTCGACCGGCGCACCGGCCGCGAACTGCTCACCGAGGGCCAGGTCGACGAGCTCGTCGTCCAGGACGAGTACGACGCCCACCCCTACTTCGCGGAAGGCCCCTGGCACCTGCTGCCCCGGGGACCCGGCACCGGCTCGGCCGCCGCGCCCGCCACCACCTGCCACACCGAACGCGGTCCGCTCGGCTCGCGGATCGTGGCCACCGGCCGCACCGGACCCGTCCGCTGGACCCGCACCACCACCCTCTGGGACGGCCTCGACCGGGTCGAACTCACCACCCGCGTCGACGCCTTCGACGGCAGCGACCAGCTGCTGCGGCTGCGCGTCCCGGCCGACGTGCCCGGCGCGCTCCCGGTGGCCGAGACCGCCGCCTCGGCCGTCGGACGCGGCTTCGCCTTCCCCGCGGCCGACACCGGAGCCGACCACACCCGGGCCCCCTGGACCCTGGACAGCCCCTGCCTGAACTGGTTCGCCCTGTCCTCCACCCTCCGCGCCGCGCTGACCGGCCCCGACGGGCACCCGGCCGGGCAGCGGGCGCTCGGCGCGGGCGAGATCGTGCTCCCGGACGCGGGCGCCCCTGCCGGGCTGCGCGAGCTGGTCACCGCCCTCGGGCGCCGCGGGGTCACGGCCGCCCCGACCCGGCCCGGCGGGCCGCGGTGGGGGGACCTGGCCGTCGACAGCAGCCTCCCCGACGTCCGGATCGCCCTCGGCGGGCCCGCGGAGAACGCCTTCACCGCGCGGGTCCTGGCCGCCAGCGACCGTATGTACGCGGAGGCAGTGCGAAACCACCCCGTCGTGTGGATCCCGGCCCGGGCCGCACTGCGCGAGGTGTGGCGGCCCGGCTGCGACCTGACCGGCGTACGGGACCTGCCCGTCCTGGTCGTCACCGCGGGCGCCACCGCCCTCGCGCGCGCCCTCGTCCGGGACGGCCGGATCGACGCGCACCACCCGCTCCCCGCCGAAGGCGCCGCCGAACACGCCGTCTTCGAGGACCGCACGGTGGCCCTGCTCGGCCGCGGCACCCCCGGTTTCGCCGTCGACACCGAGGGCCGCCTGCACAGCTCCCTCATGCGCTCCTGCACCGGCCGCCCCAGCGGCGCGTGGATGGACCCGCCCCGGCGCACCGCCCCCGACGGCAGCTCCTTCCAGCTCCAGCACTGGACCCATGTCTTCGAACACGCCCTGGTCGCCGCCGACGGCGACTGGCGCGCGGCCGATCTGGTGCGCAGGGGACGCGCCTTCAACAAACCGCTCACCGCCGTCACCGCCGGGCCCGGCGCGGGCCCGAACCCGCCCGCCCGCTCCCTGCTCGCCGTGGAACCCGCCGACCGGGTCCTCGTCGAAACCGTCCAGCGGGCCCCCACGACCGGAGACCTGGCCGTACGGCTGCGCGAAACCCACGGCCGCCCGGCCCGCACCCGGATCACCCGCCCCACCCACCCCACCGGCCCCGCCGGCGAGCCCACCGGCCCGGCTCCCCTCGAAGCCGACCTCCTCGGCCGCCCCCTCGGCCCCTTCTCCGGTGGGATCCGCGGCGCCGCGACCACCACCGTCCTGCTCCCGGCCCGCTCCCCGCTGCCGGAACGGGCCGGGGAGCAGGAGCCCCACCAGCCGGTGTTCAGCCGCTACTGGCTGCACAACACCGGCACCGCCCCGACCGGCGACGCCCCGTACACGGTCACCGTCGACGGCCCGCCCGGCGAGGCCCGGGTCACGCTCGCCGCCCACGGCACGGGCGGCCCGGTCCGGCTGGAGGTCCACGCGCCCGACGGCTGGTGGACCGCCTGGACCGTCCACGAGGAGGAGCTGCCCGACGGCGGGCACGTACGGCGGACGCTGGCCGTCGCACCCGG
This is a stretch of genomic DNA from Streptomyces sp. NBC_00536. It encodes these proteins:
- a CDS encoding NEW3 domain-containing protein, translated to MDSGISVSSVTTPALFTGAPEDPLQVIRIRIRRARPAGPLYVRVHGPGIATPHPRILRADTADAADTADAAEPTEPDTVEVSVRTPGAAPGDRLPATVTVSAADGRPLAAHPFVLAVAEPGWTVRLVPHFHYDPMWWNTQAAYTALWDAPAAPGAPARGWEYTGVPAFTLIPLHLQQAREDPAYTFVLSEVDYLKPWWDSHSEDRAELLGLIAAGRVEIVGGTYNEPSTNLTSAESTVRSAVHGLALHRGTLGADPRTAWQLDVFGHDPSFPALMAGAGLDSAVLARGPHHHWGPMMDTWGAALRAPTAMQLPAEYEWIAPSGEGLLLHYLPAHYSAGWFSQHAPDAESAAGQLLDLYELLRQGAATRNVLIPMGTDFSWPHRWGLDVQHTWNRRYCWPRMEHSGPGAHFAAVRAELAARGEEPLPVTREMGPVYTGKDVTYADVKQAHRAAENLVEEAETFAALACAEGLADYPRQTLDKAWRHILHAAHHDAVTGTFSDQVYLDLLPTWREAHDLAEGVRADALRALTAAADTRAPDTRAPGLTPARLAVTVHNPLSWTRTDLVRTTVDLTALGPDADPRRIAVYDAEGRPAPVHLEAVTGGAAEMVFLAADVPPLGHRTWWLGADGPARSGGWAPAPGHAIENEAFRAEADPGRGGGLARLLDRRTGRELLTEGQVDELVVQDEYDAHPYFAEGPWHLLPRGPGTGSAAAPATTCHTERGPLGSRIVATGRTGPVRWTRTTTLWDGLDRVELTTRVDAFDGSDQLLRLRVPADVPGALPVAETAASAVGRGFAFPAADTGADHTRAPWTLDSPCLNWFALSSTLRAALTGPDGHPAGQRALGAGEIVLPDAGAPAGLRELVTALGRRGVTAAPTRPGGPRWGDLAVDSSLPDVRIALGGPAENAFTARVLAASDRMYAEAVRNHPVVWIPARAALREVWRPGCDLTGVRDLPVLVVTAGATALARALVRDGRIDAHHPLPAEGAAEHAVFEDRTVALLGRGTPGFAVDTEGRLHSSLMRSCTGRPSGAWMDPPRRTAPDGSSFQLQHWTHVFEHALVAADGDWRAADLVRRGRAFNKPLTAVTAGPGAGPNPPARSLLAVEPADRVLVETVQRAPTTGDLAVRLRETHGRPARTRITRPTHPTGPAGEPTGPAPLEADLLGRPLGPFSGGIRGAATTTVLLPARSPLPERAGEQEPHQPVFSRYWLHNTGTAPTGDAPYTVTVDGPPGEARVTLAAHGTGGPVRLEVHAPDGWWTAWTVHEEELPDGGHVRRTLAVAPGPAAAPGDHLVRVLAHTPAGRFEDVLTVTVPGGETPAGLWVAAPDTEVRVTAGARAVVRATIGSTGIRTPLTGQAYVVSPHGTRELIGPAARPLRVPDGAPAELEFEVHPPPGTTPGTYWAVVKAVCQGRIAYGPAIAIRVAGAHPGGV